A segment of the Thermoplasmata archaeon genome:
CGCGAGTCGCTGCTCGAGTCGCTGTAGGCGCGGGCTAGCTTAACTCGCGGGGGCCGCTGGCCGACACCCGTGGCACCCTCCGATCCCAGCGCGCCGTGGCCGGCGTCGGCGCCCGACCTCGTCGGTCCGGTCTCGATTCTGAACTGGCCGGCCGCGGCGGCCGGGCGGGGGCGCCTTCGGCGGGCCCGAGCGCTCTCGCACGTCGCGCTCGAGATCGACCTGCGGCACGAGCGGCTCGAAGAGCCGTCGATCCCGGTCCTCCGCCAGCTGGAGGCGCTGCTGCGCGAGCGCGAGGTCGTCGAGCACGGCGACCTGTTGCGCATCACCGCCGGGGCGCTGCACGCGTTCTCCTCGATCGGCTTCCACCACGTCGACCACTGGGAGATGACGCCGGGCGGCTGGCTACCACTGCCCGAGGCGACGCACGCGAGCCTCGTCGAGCCGGTCGGCCACCTTCTTCGAGCGCTGGCGAGCGACGCCTGGCGACCGCACGCGAGCGCGCGCGAGTTCGCGGTTCGACTGTCCGGCCCCCCGCGGATGCGCGCCGACCTGATCGTGCGCCGGGTCCACCGCGAGCGCGGCCACTCGATGTCGATCGACCTCCGCGGGAGGATCGCGCCGGGCGAGGTGCTCGGGATCGTGCGGGCGATCCGGGAGCGCGTGCCCGTCCTCCGCTCGAGCGTCGTACGATACGCCTACGCCGGGCCCATCGTGCGCCGGCGGTGAGCGCCCGCCCGACCGGTGGGCCGCGATGCCTAGATAACCGAGGACCGATTGCCCTACGGTCGGAGCCCGCGCGCGATGACGATGTCCCCGTCCATCCAGGTCCGCGTCATGGACGAGAAGGGCGTCGGGCGCATCCGCATCGCGGCCGCCTTTGGTTTCGCGGGGGCGTTCATCGCCGTCGTCGTCCCGATCCTCTTCCTCCTGCTGGTGACCGACTTCCCGGGAGGGTTCTTCACGCTGAACCCGCTCCTGGTCGATCTGACCAGCATCCTCGTGATCCTGGGCGCCGTCTTCCTGTTGCTCTCGCTGTTCTTCTACCGGCGCAGCTTCGCCGCGCTTCGAAAGGTCGATGGCAAGTTCGTGGCCGCGTCGGTGCTGTGCATCATCGGGTCGATCGGCTTCCTGCTGATCCTGGTGACGGCGGCGCTCGTGGTCGGCGAATCCTCGAGCCTGCTCAACTGCGCGCACGGCCAGCCCACCAAGGCGCTGTCCTGTCTGGGGTCGGTCGCGCCGTTCGGTGCGGCGACCGCCGCGGTAGGGTTCCTGCTCGGCTGGCTCGGTGGCCTCGGGATCGTGCTCGGTCTGTTCCTGGCGGGCTCCCGCTTCCGGGCGGGCGCGATCACGGTCGCCGCGGTGGCCTACGCGCTCCTGTTGATCGTCCTCGCGCTTCCGTTCGTGGGGCTGCTCGTCACGGTGCCCGGGATCGCGCTGTTGATCATCGCGGCGCCGATCCTCGGGCTCGTCGCGCCGGCGGCGGCCCTCGTGGGCAGCCGGCGCATCCACCACGTCCTGAGTCCGCGCTGAGCGTCCGCTACTTGCGGACCACGACCTGCACGTCGGTCCGGGCCCAGGCGGCCGGGTGGCGCCAGGGGTCGGCGCGGTAGACCTCTCGGTACGTCCCGACGGCGCGGATCGTCTTGTCCTTGCGTCGCCAGCGCAGCCAGTCGGTGATCCCGTGGTAGACGACCGCCGGCGAGACCCGCCGCGGGTCGAAGACGACGCTCGCCACGGTGGCCGCCGGGTAGTGCCGGACGCGGACCGACCCCTCGGAGCGAGCGGTGCCGCGGATCTCGAGCGCGACCTCCCAGGTGCGATGCGCCGGCTCGCGAAAGATCCACTGGCCCGTGCGCAGCCGGTGCGAATGCGCCCAGGCGACCAGGCGGCCGAACTGCGCGCGGATCCGCCGCTCGCTCCAAGGACCTTTCCACTTTAGCGCCGCGACGCGCATGGCGCGGGTTCGCTTCAGCCGGAACTCGACGACCACGAGCCCTCCCCGTGGACCCGAGGCACCGCGGGTTCTTATCCGCCGCGCCGGGACCCGACCGGGATCTCCGGCGCCGGCGGGAAGGGGTTCACTCCGGGGCGGGCACCGCCTCGGGGGCCTCCTGCAGCGGCACGCTCGTCGCGTAGGCGGTGCCGCGACGGCGGTAGCCGATCGTGACGTCCGCCCCGACCGGGAAGTTCGATAGCGCGCCCACCAGATCGCGAACGCTCCGGACCTCGGAGGGTCCGACGCGGGTCACGACGTCCCCGGCCTTGAGGCCCGCCCGATGGGCCGGCGAGCGCGGGACGACCTCGCCGATGAGGAGCCCCGAGTTCGGCTCCAGACCGTAGCGCGTGGCGACGTCGGCCCGCAGCTCCGCGACCGTCACGCCCATCCACGGCCGCACGACGCGACCCTTGGAACGCAGCTCGTCCGCGATGCGGCTGACGGCGTGGATCGGGATCGCGAAGCCGACCCCCTGCGCGAACGGGATCATCGCGGTGTTCACGCCGACGACCGAGCCCGAGAGGTCGACGAGCGGACCGCCGCTGTTGCCCGGGTTGATCGCGGCATCGGTCTGGATGAGGCCTTCGAAGACGAAGTCCGAGCCTGGGAGCGGCCGGCCCAGCGCGCTCACGACCCCCGAGGAGACCGTGGGACCGCCCGGGAGGCCGAGAGCGTTGCCGATCGCAAGCACGATCTGGCCGACCCGCAGCTCCTCGGACCGGCCGAGGGCCGCCGACCGGAGCCCCTGGGCATCGACCTTGACCAGCGCGAGATCCGTGACGGCGTCGCCGCCGACGACCTCGCCGGAGAGCTCCTGACCGTCCGAGAGGCGCACCTGGAGGCGGGCGGCCCCGTCGACGACGTGCTGGTTCGTCACGAGGTACCCGCTCGGGTCGATCACCACCGCCGTCGCCTGGGCTTGGGCCCCGAACGGGGCTCCCCAACGGCTGCGGCGCGCGAGTCGGAGGCTCTCGACCGAGGCGACGGCCGGGCCGATCGCGTCGACCGCCGAGATGATCCGGCCCTCGAGCTCCGTCGCGGCGAGCGGCATGGACCTCCTAGCCGACCGAGGGCCGTGGGCCCTCGGTCGCCCGCCCCGGATGCGGGCCGGCGGGCGGGGAGATCGGCAGCGGATCGAGCGGGAGCGGCAGCGGTACGTCCATGTCGCTCACTCCTCGAGGAGCGCGTCGAGCTTGTGGAAGAGCTGCTCGAGCTCCTTTTCCTTCTGCCGGCCACCCTGCCAGCGCGCGTCAACGATCTCGACAAGCAGGTCGGCGACCTTCTCCATCCACGGACCCTCTCGGGCCTCGAACCGCTTCTTCACCTTCTCGCGCAACAGCTCGTTGTAGGCCCGGTAGGCCGACCAGACCCACGGACCGTAGCGGCCCCGTTCCTCGTCATCGCCCCAGTTCCGTCCCTCTCCGTGCGTCATCCGTTCCTTCCGCGAACCCAACGGTTCGGATCCACCTACGGACGGGAGGAGGATATTGACCGGGTCGCGACGCGACCGGTCACAGCCGCCGCGCTCACGACCGATCCGCGCGTGCGGAGCGAGGTGGCGACGGGGCAAGCGACGAGCTAAATCGACCTCCGCCGATGTTGAGGTCGATGACCCGCGAGGAGGATCTGATCGGGGCACCCCCGGGCGGCCGGCTGGACGATCGCGTGATCGTCACGCTCCAGGAGCTGGGAGGTCGCATCGCCTTCAGCGGGCTGCGCCGCGCGCTCGGCGCCCATCCCGAGGCGCTCGCGCGGGCCCTGCGTCGCCTCGAGCGGGAGGGCCTAGTCGAACGTTCGGCCTCCGGCTATCGCGCGCTCCTCGGGACCCCACGCCTCGATCGCGCGCTGACCGACGACCTGCGGCCGATCGCGCGCGTGCAGCTACCGCTCGGCGTGACCAGCGACCAGGTGCTTGGCCGCCTGGCCGGTCGATGGTTCGGCAGCCTGCGGTGGGTCGGCGTGATCGACGGGCCGTCCGGCCGTCTCCTGGGCTGGGCCCGCCGGGACGGCTCGGGCTATGTCCTCCTCGGCATCGCCGAGCGAAGCCTGCGCGTCTATGTTCCCGGCGGCGAGGAGGCGGGCGAGCTTGGCGAAGCCGAGGACGCGGCCTACGAGGTCCTTGCGCAGGCGATCGAGGCGCTGAGGCCGCTCGCGCCGACCGGCTCCGTGGCGCGCTTCGCCGCGGGTGTGCCGCCGCCGGAGGCATGGCGCTCCCCCTTCGCGATCGATCCCGGACGCGCAGGCTAAAGCGCGCGGCTCGCTCCGCCCGCGAATGGCTGCCTTACCGAGCGCGCCGACCTCCCCTACCTCGAACGGCACGGCCCTCGAGGTCGACGGCATATCGAAGTCGTTCGGAGCGACCCGGGCGCTCTCGGCGGTGAGCTTCGCCGTCCGGCCGGGCGAGATCGTCGGTCTGCTGGGGCCCAACGGCGCGGGAAAGTCGACCGCGATGAAGGCCGTCCTGGGCCTGCTGCGCCCGGACACGGGCCGAATCCGGGTCCTCGGGCGTTCGATCGGGGACGACCCGGTCGGGCTGAAAAGCCAGATCGGCTACGTGCCCGAGTCGCCTTCGCTCTACGAGTTCCTCACGGGCGCCGAGTACCTCGACTTCGTGGCGGACATGTACGGCCTGCCGCCCGAGCGGCGCGCGGAGCGGATCCGCCCGTACCTCGACGGCCTCGAGCTCGCG
Coding sequences within it:
- a CDS encoding GyrI-like domain-containing protein; the encoded protein is MVVEFRLKRTRAMRVAALKWKGPWSERRIRAQFGRLVAWAHSHRLRTGQWIFREPAHRTWEVALEIRGTARSEGSVRVRHYPAATVASVVFDPRRVSPAVVYHGITDWLRWRRKDKTIRAVGTYREVYRADPWRHPAAWARTDVQVVVRK
- a CDS encoding ABC transporter ATP-binding protein, yielding MAALPSAPTSPTSNGTALEVDGISKSFGATRALSAVSFAVRPGEIVGLLGPNGAGKSTAMKAVLGLLRPDTGRIRVLGRSIGDDPVGLKSQIGYVPESPSLYEFLTGAEYLDFVADMYGLPPERRAERIRPYLDGLELAGHEDALISSYSQGMRQKVALIAGLLHRPRLLILDEPLNGLDPRAARVVKDLVRERATHDRVGVLFSTHVLEIAQAICDRLVILDHGTVLASGTVDALRAQAGLAGSGLEDVFLALTGTGDLSDVVAALGR
- a CDS encoding trypsin-like peptidase domain-containing protein gives rise to the protein MPLAATELEGRIISAVDAIGPAVASVESLRLARRSRWGAPFGAQAQATAVVIDPSGYLVTNQHVVDGAARLQVRLSDGQELSGEVVGGDAVTDLALVKVDAQGLRSAALGRSEELRVGQIVLAIGNALGLPGGPTVSSGVVSALGRPLPGSDFVFEGLIQTDAAINPGNSGGPLVDLSGSVVGVNTAMIPFAQGVGFAIPIHAVSRIADELRSKGRVVRPWMGVTVAELRADVATRYGLEPNSGLLIGEVVPRSPAHRAGLKAGDVVTRVGPSEVRSVRDLVGALSNFPVGADVTIGYRRRGTAYATSVPLQEAPEAVPAPE